In Triticum urartu cultivar G1812 chromosome 6, Tu2.1, whole genome shotgun sequence, the following proteins share a genomic window:
- the LOC125513086 gene encoding lysM domain receptor-like kinase 3 produces MVGLRRHQMCKTKSATATAAAPSSMARSSATAPTATAHGRRSPRANTNGTHPTSYSTSSAALSTSSSSAASSLQALRDSLPDLPLLLTFAELAAATKNFSPAHRLAPGSSNSFRCELRGHPAAVFRRALRRDPAEVSSRLAVLGHCHHAAIARLYGAAASPDGALFLAYELVPGAAPLSSLLRGANNPSFTPLASWHSRLRLAADACDALSYVHLQAGTVHNRLSSSSVLVCGQGPLLRAKLAHFGSADLAGELPDDESGDKEARHRRTGSRGRRIEGTRGYMAPELTAGGSPTRRSDVFALGVLLLELVSGQEPVRYEFNKATGDYERTSLIESASAASASGGGEGMRQWVDRRLKDSFPVDAAEALTTLALQCVSKDPAARPEMSWVAAKVSKLFLEAQDWADKFRIPTDISISMAPR; encoded by the coding sequence ATGGTTGGCCTCCGCAGGCATCAGATGTGCAAGACCAAGAGCGCCacggccaccgccgccgcgccgtcgtcCATGGCCCGCTCCTCCGCCACCGCCCCGACGGCCACCGCCCACGGCCGCCGCTCGCCCCGCGCGAACACCAACGGCACCCACCCGACCTCCTACTCCACCTCCTCGGCGGcgctctccacctcctcctcctccgcggccTCCTCCCTGCAGGCCCTCAGGGACTCGCTCCCGGACCTGCCGCTCCTCCTCACCTTCgccgagctcgccgccgccaccaagAACTTCTCCCCCGCGCACCGCCTCGCGCCGGGGTCGTCCAATTCGTTTAGATGCGAGCTCCGGGGCCACCCGGCCGCCGTCTTCCGCCGCGCGCTGCGGCGGGATCCGGCCGAGGTGTCGTCTCGGCTCGCGGTCCTCGGCCACTGCCACCACGCCGCCATCGCGCGGCTCTACGGCGCGGCCGCCTCCCCCGACGGCGCCCTCTTCCTCGCCTACGAGCTCGTCCCGGGCGCGGCGCCGCTCTCCTCGCTGCTCCGCGGCGCCAACAACCCGTCCTTCACGCCGCTCGCCTCATGGCACTCCCGgctccgcctcgccgccgacgCCTGCGACGCGCTCAGCTACGTGCACCTCCAGGCCGGGACCGTGCACAAccgcctctcctcctcctccgtcctcgTGTGCGGCCAGGGCCCGCTCCTCCGGGCCAAGCTCGCGCACTTCGGGTCCGCGGACCTCGCCGGGGAGCTCCCGGACGACGAATCCGGCGACAAGGAGGCGAGGCACCGGCGGACGGGCAGCCGCGGGAGGCGGATCGAGGGCACGCGCGGGTACATGGCGCCGGAGCTGACCGCGGGCGGGTCGCCGACGCGGCGGTCGGACGTGTTCGCGCTGggcgtgctgctgctggagctgGTGTCCGGGCAGGAGCCGGTGCGGTACGAGTTCAACAAGGCGACCGGGGACTACGAGCGCACCTCGCTGATCGAGAGCGCCTCCGCCGCGTCggcgtccggcggcggcgaggggatgCGGCAGTGGGTGGACCGGCGGCTCAAGGACTCGTTCCCCGTCGATGCGGCGGAGGCCCTCACCACTCTGGCGCTGCAGTGCGTGTCCAAGGACCCCGCGGCGCGGCCGGAGATGTCGTGGGTGGCCGCCAAGGTGTCCAAGCTGTTCCTGGAGGCGCAGGACTGGGCCGACAAGTTCCGCATCCCCACCGACATCTCCATCTCCATGGCTCCCAGGTGA